CGACGGCACGCTTGCGATCTTCAAGACCGACGGCCGCGAGCGCTCCTGCAATTCGGCACTCGCCGCGGCGATCGCCGCGCGACAGGGCGTGAACGAACTCAACGTGCGGCGCGCCGAGCGCGGTCTCCCCGTCACCGACATGTATCTCGGCCTTCATGTCGGCGAGGTGTTCTACGGCAATATCGGCTCGACCGAGCGGCTCGACTTCACGGTGGTCGGTCCGGCCGTCAACGAGGCAAGCCGCGTCGCCGCGATGTGCCGCTCGGCCGATCAGCCGATGCTGGTGTCGGCCGCTTTCGCCGAGGTCGGCTCGATCCACAAGCGCCTCGTCTCGGTTGGCCGCTACGCCTTGCGCGGCGTCGGCCGGCCGCAGGAGCTGTTCACGCTCGATGCGGAGCGCAACGCTTAGGGTCTGATTCAACTTCGTTGAATCAGACCCGTCGCTTCTTGCTCTTGTTTGAGCATGATCTTTTCCGAAAACCGCTTCACACTTTTCGGGATCATGCTCTGGCGCGCTGCGTTCCAACAACTTCCGTCACGACCCCTGCGGCGTGAACTGGATCGCCTTGTCCTTCGGCCAGCGCAGCCGCCAGCCGAGCTTGATCTCGCGGCTCTCGCCGGGCTTGGCCTCGAACGCCCACTCCATCACGCCGCGACGGTCGCGCAGGTCGCGCGTCGTCGGCGGCGTGGTGACCGGCAGCATCTCGACCTGGATGTCTTCCGCCTCGCTCACCGGAATCTGATCCTCGATCGCAACCTTGATCGGGAAATCGTGGCCGTTGCGGACAGTGGTCTTGAACTCGCGCTCGTCGGTCTTCGACGAGCTGATGATGCCCGCCGTGCCTTCGTTCCGTCGCACGACGGTGCGCGCGACCTTGACCTTCTCGTCGACGCCGAAGCCGAGCCTCACGGTCTCGTCTTTCGACGCAAGCGACAGCGGACTTTTGCCGACGAACACGCCGTCACGATAGACCGACACCGGGCCGGGCAGGAGCGGCGCATCTTCGCCGTGCTTGAAGCTGGCCTGCAGGTACGCGGCCTCATTCAGCGCCGGCACCGCATGGGCCATCAAGTCAGGCGCGATGGTCGCGGAAGCCAGGCGGAAGCTCTTTGAGCCCTGCCCTGCCGGCACGGCGATGCGACCGGGCACGCGGAACACCACCTGGAAGCCGCCCATGTCGACCACGGCCTGCTGCTCCTCGGCCTTGCGCAGCTGCCCGTCTTCGGCGCGGCGTGCGAGCACCGCAGGCGGCGCGGCAGGAGCAAGTTGGTCCCGCACCATCGCCCCGGCATAGGGCGTCGGCGGCGCCTGATAGCGCACGATCCAGGGCCGCAGCTCCGGCGCGCTGCCACCGCGAGCGACGCGCATGGTCGAAACCGCAAGCGCGACGTCCGACCAGTCCTCGCCGGTGGTCTGCGTGATCTCGGCGCGGCGAACGAGCTCGAGTGAGGGCTTTGCGTCCTTGCCACCGGTGTCGAGGCGGGCGTCATAGACCGGCTGCCAGCGCGCACCGCGCACTGCATAAGTGACGCGCAGCACCGCCGGCGCCACGGCATCGGAATTCAGAGCAATGCGGACCTCGAGCTTCTTTGGCGGAGTCATATTGCGCCCCGCTTCGAGGCGGGCGATCTCGCGGTCGAGATCACGCTGCTTGATCTTGGCCTCGCGGATCGCGGTGTCGGCATTGGCGATTTCCTCGCCGACCGCCGCGAAGGCCGCGCGCCATTCGGTCAGCGGACGGGCTTCACCCTTCTCGCCGAGTCCCTTGGGCGAGGACTCGGCAAAGCTTTCGGCGAACTTGCGGCGCGCCGTTGCCGATGCGATCGCGCCGTCCAGCGTGGCCCGTTCATCGCGCAGCGTCTCGAGCTTTCGATCGATCTCGGGGATGTTCGCGGCGGGCTGGGGCAGCGGCTGCCGCGCTTCGACCGCACCGATCACCAGATGCGCACCGCCCTCGCCTTCGACCCGCAGCGAGGATGGATCAAGCGTCAGCGGAAAGTCCTTGGCGAGCAAGGTCGAGTCGCCGGCCGGCAGATCGAGTTTGATCAGCCGCGTCACCGTCGCGCCGTCCGGATAGACCGTGACGGCATCGACCTGCGAGCCTGCTTCGAGCTCGGCCGCCATCGCGGGCACGGCGGCGGCGATAGCGAAGACTGAAACGAATGACAGCAATGTGTGGCGCATGGCGCTCCCTCCGACGGTGAAATCCGCGGTAAGAACCGGTCCGATTCAGGTTTCCCTGAGGCACAGCCACGGCAACATCACGGCTGCGACAACGTGCACAAAACACAGGCCGGAGGCTCGCGCCTCCGGCCTGAAATGACAAGTCCCTTCCGCTGGTCTTAGAACTTCAGCGGCTTGGCCTGCTGCACCTGCGGCAGCGCGCGCACCTTGGCCAGCACGTTGTCCGGCAGTTCGCCGTCGATCTCGATCAGCGCCACGGCGTTGCCGCCCGGGGCCTCGCGGCCGACATGGAAGGTCGCGATGTTGATGCCCGCCTCGCCGAGCGTCGAAGAGAACTTTCCGATGAAGCCCGGCTTGTCGAGATTGGTGATGTAGACCATCGACGGGCCGAATTCGGCATCCATCCGGATGCCCTTGATGTTGACGATGCGCGGCCGACCGTCGGCGAACACCGTGCCCGACACGGCGCGGGTCTGCGTCTCGGTGGTGACCGTCACGGTGATCAGGCTCTCGTAGTCGCCCGCGGCCTCGCGGGTGACCTCTTCGATCACGATGCCGCGCTCCTTTGCGACAATCGGCGCCGACACCACGTTGATGTCCTGCAGCATCGGCCGGAGGATGCCGGCAATGGCCGCAGACGTCAGCGCCTTGGTCTTCATCTGCGCGACCGCGCCCTCATAGGCGATCTGCACCTTGCTGATGCCGGTCTCGGTGAGCTGGCCCGCGAACGAGCCGAGCTTCTCGGCCAGCGCGATGAACGGCTTCAGCCGTGGCGCCTCTTCGGCCGTGATCGAGGGGAAGTTCACGGCGTTGGAGATCGCGCCGCGCAGAAGGTAATCCGCCATCTGCTCGGCGATCTGCAGCGCGACGTTCTCCTGCGCCTCGGAGGTCGAGGCGCCCAGATGCGGCGTGCACACGACGTTGGGCAGCCCGAACAGCGGGTTGGCGGTCGCTGGCTCCTCGACGAACACGTCGAAGGCCGCGCCCGCGACATGGCCGCTCTTCAGCGCCTCCGCCAGCGCCGCCTCGTCGACCAGCCCGCCGCGCGCGCAATTGACGATGCGAACGCCCTTCTTGGTCTTCTTCAACGCTGCGGCGTCGATAATGTTCTTGGTCTTGTCGGTGAGCGGCGTGTGCAGCGTGATGAAGTCGGCGCGACGCAGCAGTTCGTCGAGCTCGACCTTTTCGACGCCGAGATCAACGGCGCGCTCGGGCGACAGGAACGGATCGTACGCGACCACCTTCATCTTCAGGCCGACGCCGCGGTCCGCGACGATCGAGCCGATGTTGCCGCAGCCGATCACGCCGAGCGTTTTGCCGAAAATCTCGACGCCCATGAACTTGTTCTTCTCCCACTTGCCGGCGCGGGTCGAGGTGTCGGCTTCGGGGATCTGGCGCGCCAGCGCCAGCATCAGCGAGATCGCATGCTCGGCCGTGGTGATCGAGTTGCCGAACGGCGTGTTCATCACGATCACGCCCTTGCCGGTCGCGGCCGGAATGTCGACGTTGTCGACGCCGATGCCGGCGCGGCCGATCACCTTCAGGTTCTTCGCCTTCTCGAGAATCTTCGGCGACACCTTGGTGGCCGAGCGGATCGCAAGCCCATCGAAGTTGCCGACCACTTCGGCAAGCTTGTCCTTGTCCTTGCCGAGGTTCGGCTGGAAATCGACTTCGATGCCGCGATCCTTGAAGATCTGCACGGCGGCGGGTGACAGGGCGTCGGAAATCAGAACGCGCGGAGCCATTGGTTTTGTCCTCTCGGTGTTGTTTCAGTGCCTTTTGAAAAAAGGCTGTGTTTGATTGCGGAAATAATCGTCGAACATGCCGCCGGTGAGCGGGGTGAATTCGATCCGGCGATTGGGCGGCAAGGTCTTCTGCAGCTTGAAGCCGAGCGCCAGCACGACCGCCTCCCAATCGCCGGAGGTTTTGAGCGCCACCAGATATTTCGGCAGCTCCCCCGGAGACTGCACCTGCGCAAGATGCGCGGCCTCGATGGCCGGCAGATCCCGGAGCACCATCGTCAGCACCAACAGCACGTCGGCGGGATAGGGATCAGCCTTGTCGATCGTCACCGCGGGCGGCGACGGCATGTGAGGCTTGTATGGCGCCGGTGACGGCGCCGGACGGATTTGCAAATCTGATGGAATGGTGTTGGCGCGGCTCACCGCAGCCTGCGACGGTGCCATATTGGCGGCTTTTTCAGGAGTCGGCGGAGGGGAAGCCTCGACCGGTTTTGCCGGGGCCTCCGGCGCGGCCGGCTGCACAGGCTCGAGTTGCGCCGGCTGCGATGCGGCAACGATATCGAACGCCGTCGGCTCATCATCACGCGGTGTTTCGGGCGTGGCCGGTTCTGCCGCAACAGGAGTCTCGGCGGGCGCGATCGGCCTTGCAAAAGCGGCATCAGCCTGTTGCGGCCTCCTGGAGGCTTGCTTGTTGGCAGCGAGCCGTTTGAGAACCGCGAGTGCATCGAACATCGCGGTCTTGATCGTGCCGGTCTTCTCCGCCTCCGAAGGTTTCGACGCATCGAACTGGAGTTCGATCGGCGCGGAAGGAGCCGAAGTCACGCTCGCCTGAAGATTTGGTGCCGGGTCTTCTGCCGCCGGCGAAGTCGCAGGCGGGATTTCAAGCGAGTCGGCCATCACCGGCTTGGGCAAATTGTCCGCCACAATCGGCTTTACGGCTTCCGGCTTCTGCGCCTCCGCTGGACCGAACACAAACGTGTCGTCGAACGAAAAATCCTGAGCTGCCGGAAGCGTCGGCGATGGCGGCGGCGCTTGCGCGGCCTCCGACTGCGGATTGAATATCAGCCATGGCGGGTCTGCAGGCTGTAGGACGGCAGCCTGCTTGGGCGCGGAACTCTCGGGCGCCTTGGGCTCAGGTGTTTTTCCGGCAGGCTTCTGGACCGACGGCAGATTGTTTTCGACCGCAGGTTTGGCCGCAGCGGGAGGCAACGACGGCACAAGCTCCGCTGGAACAAGCTCCGCAGCAAGCTCCGCGATCGACGCGTTGGATTCAGGAACCCTGGATCCCAAAACCTCGGACGCAAACGTGTTGGGTTCAGGCGCTTTGGGCTGTGGAGCTTTGGGCTCAGGAGCCTTGGCGGCGGCAGGTTGAATCACGAGCGGTGAAGTCACCGCCGCGGCCAGCGCGGCCGATGTCGGAGTCGCCGTCGATTTCTCGACTGGCGGCAGGTTGATTTCAAATGCGGGCTTGGCCGCGGGTTGCGCGGGCGCAGCCGGTTTGCCGAACTGGCCCGCGAGCATGCGCCTGATGTCGTCCGCCGAAAACGTCTGCGTATGCTCATGCCCTGGATTGAGCATGAAGTGCCGGCCGGCGTAGCGCTCGAACAACTCGCGCGTCGCCATCGGCGCAAGCACCGACCGCGCGTGGTTTTTTGCCCGTGCCCGAGAGGCCGCGCTGAAGAACGGCAGACACTCCAGAGGACCGACGCGGATCGTCCGAAACGTCAACTTGGCTCCCGGCGGGAGCACCACCCGGCCGTCCGGTCTCGCCGGAGGCCTGGGCCCGTCGATTTCCAGCGGGATGAATGTCTGAGCGTCGAGCATCCGGAGCAGAAAATCTGGCCGATGCGCCGGATCGTTCACGGCGCGTATCAGACTGCGCTCAAGATCGTTTTCCGGCTCGAACATGGAGGGTTCTCGAACGGCGGGTTCGCGAACGTCTGGTGTGACGACGCGGGCCATGAGCGGCCCGCGTGAAAGCAAGTCTACGCCGCCTTCGGCAGCGCGTCCTTGGCTTCCGCATAGGCCCAGTCGAGCCATTGCGTCAGCGCCTCGACGTCGGCCTTCTCCACCGTCGCGCCGCACCAGATGCGAAGGCCCGAGGGCGCGTCGCGATAGGCGTCGATGTCGTAGGCGATGCCTTCCTTCTCGAGCGCGGCAGCAATGCCCTTGACGAACTTCGCCTGCGCGTCCGGAGCGAGCTTCAGCACCACGGGGTCGACCACCTTCAGGCAGACCGAGGTGTTGGAGCGGATCGCGGGATTGGCCGCCAGATTCTCGATCCACGGCGTGCGCGCGACCCAGTCGGCGACCGCCTTGGCATTGGCGTCGGCGCGGCCGACGAGGCCGTCCAATCCGCCGACCGATTTGCCCCAGTTGAGCGCATCGAGATAGTCCTCGACGCACAGCATCGACGGCGTGTTGATGGTGGCGCCTTCGAAAATGTCTTCGCTGATCTTGCCGCCTTTGGTCATGCGGAAGATCTTCGGCAGCGGCCAGACCGGCGTGTGGCTCTCGAGGCGAGCCACCGCGCGCGGCGACAGCGCGATCATGCCGTGAGCCGCCTCGCCGCCCAGCGCCTTCTGCCAGGACCAGGTGACGACATCGAGCTTCGACCAGTCGAGCTTCTGCGCGAAAGCCGCCGACGTCGCGTCGCAGATCGTCAGCCCTTCGCGGTCGGCCTTGATCCAGTCCGCATTAGGCACGCGCACGCCCGAGGTCGTGCCGTTCCACGTGAACACCACGTCGGTTGCGAAATCGACCTTGGCGAGATCAGGAAGCTCGCCGTAAGGCGCCTTGAGCACCTTCACGTCCTTGAGCTTCAATTCCTTCTGAACGTCGCTGACCCACCCTTCGCCGAAGGATTCCCAGGCCAGCATGGTGACGGGCCGCGGGCCGAGCAGCGACCACAGCGCCATCTCGACGGCGCCGGTGTCGGAGGCGGGCACGATGCCGATGCGGTAATCGGCCGGCGCTTGCAGCACTTCGCGGGAAAGATCGATGGCGCGCTTGAGCTTCGCCTTGCCGATCTTGGACCGGTGCGAACGTCCCAGCGCTGCGTCTGTGAGGGCTTGGAGGCTCCAGCCGGGGCGCTTGGCGCAGGGGCCGGACGAAAAGTGCGGGGTGACCGGCCGCACGCCGGGCTTTGCTTGGCTCATAGTCTATCCTTCCAGATAGAAAGCCCTTCGGTGGGGAAGGGTGTCCCGCGGATGGAGATACGGAAGGAAGACGTTTCCGTCAAGACGGCGGAAAAGCACACGCCTCGAACGGCGGGGAAAAGCGAAAAATCAGTCGAGTATGAAGCGGAGACCGAGCCTGACCTCGTCGCTCGACAAGCCCTGCCACCGGGTCCGGTCGCTCGCGAGATTGGTTCCTGTGCTGGTCGCCAGATCGCCGAGATTGAGATGGCGATAGCCGATATCGACCACGAACCGCGTGTTGACCCGATAGGAAACGCCGGCCATCGCCGCCCAGGAAAACGTGACCCGGTCGCTGGTGACGCCGTGGTTCACCGGCAATGTCGTGTCGGTGTAGTCGCGGGCCTTCAGAGAACTGACACCAAGGCCGCCGCCGACGTAAGGCGTGAACCCTGCCCACGTGCCCATATCGATATAGGCGTTGGCGAGCACGGAAAGCGCCGTGACTTTCATCGAGTATTGCGGCTGTGAGGCGCTGGAGCTCGAAGTGGCTTCAGTTCCGACCCGCGGCGCGTAGTCGACCGTCATGTCGGCGCGGAACCACTGGTATTTGTAGCCCGCGCCCAAGCTGAGTCCCAGCGAGTCGGTGTACTTCACATCGTTGATCGTCGCGCCGGGCGCGGAGAACGACGACACGCTGTTGAAGCGATAGCCGACGTCGCCGCGCAGATACCAGCCCGACAGCATCTCGATGGTGCGCGGCTCCGGCCGCACATAGGGGCCGGAATACCAGGTGTCCGGCATGTCCGCGGCATGGGCCGCCGCACCGAGTGCGGCGGTCGTGATTAAGCCGAGGAGAATCGCCCGGACCTTGCCCATCGTATTGCTCCGATCAGCCCTTGCGGATCAGCGGCATCACAGGCTGAGCCGGCATCGGCGGCTCGAGCATCCAGCGGATGCCAAGCTTCAGATCGTGCGAGTAGATGTGATTGAAGGTGAACGGTCCGCCATTGGTGAAGCTGCCGTCGAATGCGCGGGTCGCACCGGTCGTCGCATTCCCCATGTCGAGGTAGCGATAGCCGAAGTCGATGCTCATCGACTCCGTGACCTTGTAGGTGATGCCGGCGTGTAACGCCCAGGCGAAATTCCACTTGTCGGCATCTGCCGCATAGGCCGTGGAAGTTCCGAGATTGTTGAAGCCGTCGTCGCGGAAGCCGGTGATGCTGATATTGGCTGCGCCGACGCCCGCACCGATGTACGGCGTGAAGTTGTACCAGGTGCCGAGATCGACATAGGCGTTGGTCAGGACGACCCACTCGGACTTGCTGCCGGAGTAGTTGTCGACACCGCGTCCGCCGTTGAAGGTGACGTTGTCCGAACCGTGGAAGTTCGACTTGCCGCGATATTCGCCGGTCACGTCGAAACGAATCCAGTCGTTGAATTTGTAGCCGACGCCCAGGCCGAACAGCATCGAGCTGTCCCAGCCCATGCCGACCGCCTCGACGCTCGTGCCGGGCACATCGTAAAGGCGCTGGTGAAGACCTTTGAAGTTCTGATTGGTCATTCCAATGTCGCCGCGCAGATACCAGCCGGACGCGACGTATTCTTCGATCGGCGGCGGGGCGAGTGGAGGAAGCGGCAGATCCGCCGCGCGGGCGCCCGTGTGGGCCGCTGTAGAAAACAGCGCAACCGCGCTGACAAAAGACGCAACCTTCAAGCTTGCCATGACATCACCTCTCGTGACGCGAAGCCGCATACAAAAATCGGCTCCACGAGGAACTCACTGAAGGCAGGATGCCAGCGAATGCTTAAGCGACACTTAACCTTACTTTTTAACCGTGATTGTTAATGAACGCGTCAAAACGCCAACGGCCCGAGAGCTCTCCCGCGGAGAATTCTCAGGCCGTTGCTGGATTTTCG
The Rhodoplanes sp. Z2-YC6860 genome window above contains:
- a CDS encoding mucoidy inhibitor MuiA family protein, coding for MRHTLLSFVSVFAIAAAVPAMAAELEAGSQVDAVTVYPDGATVTRLIKLDLPAGDSTLLAKDFPLTLDPSSLRVEGEGGAHLVIGAVEARQPLPQPAANIPEIDRKLETLRDERATLDGAIASATARRKFAESFAESSPKGLGEKGEARPLTEWRAAFAAVGEEIANADTAIREAKIKQRDLDREIARLEAGRNMTPPKKLEVRIALNSDAVAPAVLRVTYAVRGARWQPVYDARLDTGGKDAKPSLELVRRAEITQTTGEDWSDVALAVSTMRVARGGSAPELRPWIVRYQAPPTPYAGAMVRDQLAPAAPPAVLARRAEDGQLRKAEEQQAVVDMGGFQVVFRVPGRIAVPAGQGSKSFRLASATIAPDLMAHAVPALNEAAYLQASFKHGEDAPLLPGPVSVYRDGVFVGKSPLSLASKDETVRLGFGVDEKVKVARTVVRRNEGTAGIISSSKTDEREFKTTVRNGHDFPIKVAIEDQIPVSEAEDIQVEMLPVTTPPTTRDLRDRRGVMEWAFEAKPGESREIKLGWRLRWPKDKAIQFTPQGS
- the serA gene encoding phosphoglycerate dehydrogenase; translation: MAPRVLISDALSPAAVQIFKDRGIEVDFQPNLGKDKDKLAEVVGNFDGLAIRSATKVSPKILEKAKNLKVIGRAGIGVDNVDIPAATGKGVIVMNTPFGNSITTAEHAISLMLALARQIPEADTSTRAGKWEKNKFMGVEIFGKTLGVIGCGNIGSIVADRGVGLKMKVVAYDPFLSPERAVDLGVEKVELDELLRRADFITLHTPLTDKTKNIIDAAALKKTKKGVRIVNCARGGLVDEAALAEALKSGHVAGAAFDVFVEEPATANPLFGLPNVVCTPHLGASTSEAQENVALQIAEQMADYLLRGAISNAVNFPSITAEEAPRLKPFIALAEKLGSFAGQLTETGISKVQIAYEGAVAQMKTKALTSAAIAGILRPMLQDINVVSAPIVAKERGIVIEEVTREAAGDYESLITVTVTTETQTRAVSGTVFADGRPRIVNIKGIRMDAEFGPSMVYITNLDKPGFIGKFSSTLGEAGINIATFHVGREAPGGNAVALIEIDGELPDNVLAKVRALPQVQQAKPLKF
- a CDS encoding enhanced serine sensitivity protein SseB C-terminal domain-containing protein, whose product is MFEPENDLERSLIRAVNDPAHRPDFLLRMLDAQTFIPLEIDGPRPPARPDGRVVLPPGAKLTFRTIRVGPLECLPFFSAASRARAKNHARSVLAPMATRELFERYAGRHFMLNPGHEHTQTFSADDIRRMLAGQFGKPAAPAQPAAKPAFEINLPPVEKSTATPTSAALAAAVTSPLVIQPAAAKAPEPKAPQPKAPEPNTFASEVLGSRVPESNASIAELAAELVPAELVPSLPPAAAKPAVENNLPSVQKPAGKTPEPKAPESSAPKQAAVLQPADPPWLIFNPQSEAAQAPPPSPTLPAAQDFSFDDTFVFGPAEAQKPEAVKPIVADNLPKPVMADSLEIPPATSPAAEDPAPNLQASVTSAPSAPIELQFDASKPSEAEKTGTIKTAMFDALAVLKRLAANKQASRRPQQADAAFARPIAPAETPVAAEPATPETPRDDEPTAFDIVAASQPAQLEPVQPAAPEAPAKPVEASPPPTPEKAANMAPSQAAVSRANTIPSDLQIRPAPSPAPYKPHMPSPPAVTIDKADPYPADVLLVLTMVLRDLPAIEAAHLAQVQSPGELPKYLVALKTSGDWEAVVLALGFKLQKTLPPNRRIEFTPLTGGMFDDYFRNQTQPFFKRH
- a CDS encoding phosphoserine transaminase, producing MSQAKPGVRPVTPHFSSGPCAKRPGWSLQALTDAALGRSHRSKIGKAKLKRAIDLSREVLQAPADYRIGIVPASDTGAVEMALWSLLGPRPVTMLAWESFGEGWVSDVQKELKLKDVKVLKAPYGELPDLAKVDFATDVVFTWNGTTSGVRVPNADWIKADREGLTICDATSAAFAQKLDWSKLDVVTWSWQKALGGEAAHGMIALSPRAVARLESHTPVWPLPKIFRMTKGGKISEDIFEGATINTPSMLCVEDYLDALNWGKSVGGLDGLVGRADANAKAVADWVARTPWIENLAANPAIRSNTSVCLKVVDPVVLKLAPDAQAKFVKGIAAALEKEGIAYDIDAYRDAPSGLRIWCGATVEKADVEALTQWLDWAYAEAKDALPKAA
- a CDS encoding outer membrane protein, producing the protein MGKVRAILLGLITTAALGAAAHAADMPDTWYSGPYVRPEPRTIEMLSGWYLRGDVGYRFNSVSSFSAPGATINDVKYTDSLGLSLGAGYKYQWFRADMTVDYAPRVGTEATSSSSASQPQYSMKVTALSVLANAYIDMGTWAGFTPYVGGGLGVSSLKARDYTDTTLPVNHGVTSDRVTFSWAAMAGVSYRVNTRFVVDIGYRHLNLGDLATSTGTNLASDRTRWQGLSSDEVRLGLRFILD
- a CDS encoding outer membrane protein produces the protein MASLKVASFVSAVALFSTAAHTGARAADLPLPPLAPPPIEEYVASGWYLRGDIGMTNQNFKGLHQRLYDVPGTSVEAVGMGWDSSMLFGLGVGYKFNDWIRFDVTGEYRGKSNFHGSDNVTFNGGRGVDNYSGSKSEWVVLTNAYVDLGTWYNFTPYIGAGVGAANISITGFRDDGFNNLGTSTAYAADADKWNFAWALHAGITYKVTESMSIDFGYRYLDMGNATTGATRAFDGSFTNGGPFTFNHIYSHDLKLGIRWMLEPPMPAQPVMPLIRKG